One Kitasatospora sp. NBC_01287 DNA window includes the following coding sequences:
- a CDS encoding alpha/beta hydrolase, whose protein sequence is MDFREDILGAPYEAAELALAPDEEGPVGATLVRRLFPGAAKAVLYLHGYTDYFFQTNLADHFVAAGFSFYALDLRKYGRSLRPHQSPNFVRDLAAYDEELEQAVRTIRADGHTQLLLNGHSTGGLVAALWASRRSGQGLVDGLFLNSPFLSMPTSPAMRTLGAPAVGALGRLAATRKLPAPLNPHYVHSLHRDHRGEWDFDLAFKPAEGFPMYAGWLAAIQRGHREVRRGLRIDCPVLLMASTASIITSKWDPAMHQRDAVLRADDIAALAPRLGRHVTTVRIEGGMHDLVLSGERARAQVFAELDRWIGAYVPAPAA, encoded by the coding sequence GTGGACTTTCGAGAAGACATCCTGGGTGCCCCGTACGAGGCGGCGGAGCTGGCCCTGGCTCCGGACGAGGAGGGCCCGGTCGGCGCGACCCTGGTCAGGCGGCTGTTCCCCGGTGCCGCGAAGGCCGTGCTGTACCTCCACGGCTACACCGACTACTTCTTCCAGACGAACCTCGCCGACCACTTCGTCGCGGCGGGCTTCTCCTTCTACGCGCTGGACCTGCGCAAGTACGGCCGCTCGCTGCGGCCGCACCAGTCACCGAACTTCGTACGCGACCTCGCCGCCTACGACGAGGAGTTGGAGCAGGCGGTGCGGACCATCCGGGCCGACGGCCACACCCAGCTGCTGCTCAACGGCCACTCCACCGGTGGCCTGGTCGCCGCGCTGTGGGCCTCGCGCCGCAGCGGCCAGGGCCTGGTGGACGGGCTCTTCCTCAACAGCCCGTTCCTGTCGATGCCCACCAGCCCCGCCATGCGCACCCTCGGCGCCCCGGCCGTCGGCGCCCTGGGCCGCCTCGCCGCCACCCGCAAGCTGCCCGCCCCGCTCAACCCGCACTACGTGCACAGCCTGCACCGCGACCACCGGGGCGAGTGGGACTTCGACCTCGCCTTCAAGCCCGCCGAGGGCTTCCCGATGTACGCCGGCTGGCTGGCGGCCATCCAGCGCGGTCACCGCGAGGTGCGGCGCGGCCTGCGGATCGACTGCCCGGTCCTGCTGATGGCCTCCACCGCCTCGATCATCACCTCCAAGTGGGACCCGGCGATGCACCAGCGCGACGCGGTGCTGCGCGCCGACGACATCGCCGCGCTCGCACCCCGACTGGGCCGCCACGTCACCACCGTGCGGATCGAGGGCGGCATGCACGACCTGGTCCTCTCCGGTGAGCGGGCCCGTGCCCAGGTCTTCGCCGAGCTGGACCGCTGGATCGGCGCGTACGTCCCCGCTCCGGCCGCCTGA